Genomic window (Helicobacter sp. MIT 21-1697):
AAAGCAATGTTTGATAAATAATCCCTCAAGCGTCCTTATCGCATAAATCTTACCATCTTTGATGTTTTGTTCATTCCTTGAGATAAAACATAAGCTCCTATCGCTCATTATTGTCTCCATACTATCGCCTAGAGCGATAATCATCTCACAAGATTGTATATGCAAAAAATGCAAGATTTCTGTATCAAAGAGCACTTCTGTGTAAGGAATATGCTCATTTATGCAGCCTCCACCAGCGGAGGCATTTGCCTTATAAAGACGTAATATTTTGTATTTCTTTGTTGCTTGGGCGATTTGCTTAGCTTCTGCTCCATAAAAGAAAGTATTAATAGATATATTTTTACTCTGTAAGAAATCCATTATAGCCTTATAGGGGATTCTATCTTGGAATTTGGCTTGAGCGAGGGTATTGGGGTGTATTTTTAAAGCCCTTGCCACATCAATGTCTTTGGGCTTTGGGATAGAATCTGTGGCGAGTATGTCTTTAATGCGCTCAATGCTTTCTTTGCAGGTGAGTTTCATTGAAATTCCTTATGATAAATAAGCCATTATATACATATTTTTAAGAGCTTGGCTCAAAGATTATGTTTTATAAGGAAAATCCTTTTAAAGGGCTTTTATTCAG
Coding sequences:
- a CDS encoding S24 family peptidase, with translation MKLTCKESIERIKDILATDSIPKPKDIDVARALKIHPNTLAQAKFQDRIPYKAIMDFLQSKNISINTFFYGAEAKQIAQATKKYKILRLYKANASAGGGCINEHIPYTEVLFDTEILHFLHIQSCEMIIALGDSMETIMSDRSLCFISRNEQNIKDGKIYAIRTLEGLFIKHCFICGQSIKLISANPAYAPMSYALNEIEVIGRIRGIISSFTS